One window of Mycoplasma parvum str. Indiana genomic DNA carries:
- the der gene encoding ribosome biogenesis GTPase Der: MLKRRENSLPKILIVGATNVGKSQLFNRLVGDKHSIVLNRKSITRDLIMRRVNLKGSHEAILIDSGGYSEELSPNFQSEINQLLIKQLKEASLIIFLFSKVEGIRSIEWKISKLIHKTTCCPVILTANKVDSQKQDGRWEEHANSLGFGKPILISAEHDINIYELIDKICSFLEGKKTAKEIEEEEKEQEFRLGIIGRVNVGKSSLVNALLSDNAVLVSPIEGTTVDLVEYSINYQGDTYLLIDSPGWKKMRKEGVRNEELDHLCWVRSKKAIKFANILLFVIDLSQPLNYLDDKVAKEIFDSNLPVMIVANKSDLLEYSSFNREKQIEEELRKRFYYLSWAPIVFISAKYSKKLENIFKALSLIKEEISRLFSKPKLTSFLGRVNLLLLGSKKNITLDNISQIKSSIPTFLIQCSNPSNLTTQQMRLVETQFRNYFNLIYSPLKIYYKKS, from the coding sequence ATGCTAAAAAGAAGAGAAAATTCTTTGCCAAAGATTCTAATTGTTGGGGCAACTAATGTCGGCAAATCTCAATTATTTAATAGACTAGTTGGAGATAAACATTCTATTGTTTTGAATAGAAAATCAATTACAAGAGATTTAATTATGCGAAGAGTTAATCTTAAAGGTTCTCACGAAGCTATATTAATTGACAGCGGAGGCTATTCAGAAGAATTAAGCCCTAATTTTCAAAGCGAAATTAATCAATTATTAATTAAACAATTAAAGGAAGCTTCTTTAATTATTTTTTTATTTTCCAAAGTTGAAGGAATTAGATCAATTGAATGAAAAATTTCTAAATTAATTCATAAAACTACTTGTTGCCCTGTTATTTTAACTGCTAATAAAGTTGATTCGCAAAAACAAGATGGGAGGTGGGAAGAACATGCTAATTCATTAGGTTTCGGGAAGCCGATATTAATATCTGCGGAGCATGATATCAACATTTATGAATTAATAGATAAAATCTGCAGTTTTTTAGAGGGGAAGAAAACTGCAAAAGAAATAGAAGAGGAGGAAAAAGAGCAGGAATTTAGATTAGGAATTATTGGAAGAGTTAATGTTGGAAAATCTTCATTAGTGAATGCTTTGTTGTCTGATAATGCAGTATTAGTTTCGCCAATAGAAGGGACTACTGTAGACTTAGTTGAATACAGTATTAATTATCAAGGGGATACTTATTTATTAATAGATAGTCCAGGTTGAAAAAAAATGAGAAAAGAAGGAGTTAGAAATGAAGAATTGGATCATCTTTGTTGAGTTAGATCTAAAAAAGCTATTAAATTCGCTAATATTCTTCTTTTTGTTATTGATTTATCGCAACCATTAAATTATTTGGATGATAAAGTTGCTAAAGAAATTTTTGATTCAAATCTTCCAGTAATGATTGTCGCTAATAAAAGCGATTTACTTGAATATTCTTCGTTTAATAGAGAAAAACAAATTGAAGAAGAATTAAGAAAAAGATTTTATTATCTCTCTTGAGCTCCAATAGTATTTATTAGTGCTAAATATTCCAAAAAGTTGGAAAATATTTTTAAAGCGCTTTCTTTAATTAAGGAAGAAATTTCAAGATTATTTTCTAAACCTAAATTGACTAGTTTTTTGGGTAGAGTTAATTTACTTTTACTGGGATCAAAAAAGAACATTACCTTAGATAATATCTCCCAAATAAAGTCTTCTATTCCTACTTTTTTAATTCAATGTTCAAATCCAAGTAATTTAACTACACAGCAAATGAGATTAGTTGAAACACAATTTCGAAATTACTTTAATTTGATATATTCACCGCTAAAAATTTATTACAAAAAAAGTTAG
- a CDS encoding HU family DNA-binding protein, whose translation MNKSDILNRISKASGLKREEVEKVLNEYHSASIECIKGDGEFSFFDLGKIKIARRSERKGMNLFTKQPMIIPASNVPKFVASKKLKDIAKIASISAQKVKGDDK comes from the coding sequence ATGAACAAATCAGATATTTTAAATAGAATTTCAAAGGCTTCTGGCCTTAAGAGAGAAGAAGTTGAAAAAGTACTTAATGAATATCATAGCGCATCTATCGAATGCATAAAGGGCGATGGAGAATTTAGTTTTTTTGATCTTGGAAAGATCAAGATTGCTAGAAGATCTGAAAGAAAAGGTATGAATTTGTTTACTAAGCAACCTATGATTATTCCCGCTTCTAATGTTCCGAAATTTGTGGCTTCTAAAAAGCTAAAAGATATTGCTAAGATAGCTTCTATTTCCGCACAAAAAGTTAAAGGAGATGATAAATAG
- a CDS encoding HU family DNA-binding protein, with product MTKKELIKAISDKTGCTANNVTGVLREYQQIILGELKKDGNARVPLLEMGAFKIIKRSARTGINPLTKQKIDIPAKEVPKFEASKKLKEFVSGEEKDIFSFNF from the coding sequence TTGACTAAAAAGGAATTAATAAAAGCGATTTCTGATAAAACTGGATGTACAGCTAATAATGTTACCGGCGTTCTTAGGGAATATCAACAAATAATATTAGGTGAATTAAAAAAAGATGGAAATGCAAGAGTTCCTTTGTTAGAAATGGGTGCTTTTAAAATTATTAAAAGAAGCGCTAGAACTGGTATAAATCCCTTAACCAAGCAGAAAATAGATATTCCCGCTAAAGAAGTTCCAAAGTTTGAAGCTTCTAAAAAACTTAAGGAATTTGTTTCTGGAGAAGAAAAGGATATATTTTCTTTTAATTTTTAG
- a CDS encoding amidase family protein, with translation MRYSLKNSIYIENKNSTGSSNSLISHYPPISSTIYKLLSKTKALHLFTSSLDEFGMGSAGIFCNEGIVHNFRSPRRVVGGSSSGSAHLLARNFIDFAIVTDTGGSARVPASYNSIYGFKPSFGLISREGILPLCTLIDTPSILSCSISIIARVLSIISAPDPADLTTLKTKKKKYYPLNKSPEKDFSTPLVSKKYRFVVIKETYQTGERFLNRREKKIRNHFGKLLLRLKYELEANIIISSLKWPPLDLTELIYKIVAYSELVTHYLSLNSIVTPWIKLDEFENTSEVEAKENSRLTQLKVKQEYISSSEKVRAEMGSEVKIRHLLGFFFLYRDNYLNIYVKARKVITLWRKYLNKLLENGEILISPTTEDIAPLISKYSNAYIKDSFQSLVLLANFGGLPAISIPWLNFKSTLDSSIVHVGLHLICRYREDKYLLSIASLLENSKLL, from the coding sequence TTGAGATATTCTCTAAAAAATTCAATTTATATAGAGAATAAAAATTCTACGGGATCTTCTAATTCTTTAATATCCCATTATCCTCCAATTTCCTCAACAATATACAAACTACTATCTAAAACAAAGGCATTGCATTTATTCACTTCTTCTTTAGATGAATTTGGAATGGGCTCTGCTGGAATATTCTGTAATGAAGGCATTGTTCATAATTTTCGCTCTCCTAGGAGAGTTGTAGGCGGATCTAGCTCCGGATCAGCTCATTTATTAGCTAGAAATTTTATTGATTTTGCGATAGTAACTGATACTGGCGGTTCTGCCAGAGTGCCAGCTTCATATAACTCAATATATGGATTTAAACCTTCCTTCGGATTAATTTCTAGAGAGGGAATTTTACCTCTTTGTACTCTAATAGATACTCCTTCAATTTTATCCTGCTCAATTTCTATTATTGCTAGAGTATTAAGTATTATTTCTGCCCCAGATCCAGCAGATTTAACTACTTTAAAAACCAAAAAGAAAAAATATTATCCCTTGAATAAAAGTCCAGAAAAAGATTTTTCTACTCCTTTGGTGTCAAAAAAATATAGATTTGTGGTTATTAAAGAAACTTATCAAACTGGAGAAAGATTTTTAAATAGAAGAGAAAAAAAAATTAGAAATCACTTCGGAAAATTACTTCTTAGATTGAAATATGAGCTTGAAGCGAACATAATTATTTCATCCTTGAAATGACCTCCACTTGATTTAACTGAACTTATATACAAAATAGTTGCATATAGTGAATTAGTAACTCATTATTTATCTTTAAATAGTATAGTTACTCCTTGAATTAAATTAGATGAATTTGAAAATACTTCTGAAGTTGAAGCAAAAGAAAATAGTAGGCTAACTCAATTAAAAGTGAAACAAGAATATATATCTTCTTCCGAAAAAGTTAGAGCTGAAATGGGTAGCGAAGTAAAGATTAGACATCTATTAGGTTTTTTCTTTTTATATAGAGATAATTATTTAAATATTTATGTAAAAGCTAGAAAAGTTATTACTCTTTGAAGAAAATATTTAAATAAATTATTAGAAAATGGAGAAATTTTAATTTCTCCAACCACAGAAGATATAGCTCCATTAATTTCTAAATATTCTAATGCTTACATTAAAGATTCTTTTCAATCTTTAGTTTTATTAGCTAATTTTGGAGGTTTACCGGCAATCTCAATACCTTGATTAAATTTCAAATCTACTTTAGATTCTTCAATAGTTCATGTGGGTCTTCATTTAATTTGTAGATATAGAGAAGATAAATATCTTCTCTCTATTGCTTCTTTATTAGAAAATAGCAAACTTCTTTAA
- the ptsP gene encoding phosphoenolpyruvate--protein phosphotransferase has translation MSKFIKGLGIGEGVVVGKAHIFKKEELNIQKESDSNPENEYYLFQSVEEKAIKQIDNLIKLASENISEEKADIFRAHQELLKDEEMKNEIKKVLFEENCSLAWAITSVYDRYIEIFEKMPDKYFRERTSDLKDLKERLLTIVLNVDKNSLNDIDSECILLANDLTPSETSLLNKKYIKGFITEIGGVTSHSAIMAKTMGFPAIVSAQQVTSLIKQDEIVALDTKTGHVYYDFQGKDDSLLKEFQEREKRFEATKKVWEEYKSKDCKTLDGKEIKILGNIGQPSDMPKVREFGGRGVGLFRTEFLYMKSSEWPSEEVQFEAYKNTLIDISDTEYLTIRTLDIGGDKSLDYYDFPKELNPFLGYRAIRMSLKEKEIFIAQLRAIIRASSDGNIKIMFPMITIYEEFIEAKALVEEVKLQLKNEGYSVPVNIPIGLMIEVPSAALISDKLAKVADFFSIGSNDLIQYTNAVDRMSENVNYLYQPNSPGILKLIKMVVESAKKENIDVSVCGEMASSPHSAVLLVGLGIETLSMSAPSIPVIKRVLNNLRLSEMKELAEKALSLSTEAEIFKLTTKFLEESDILL, from the coding sequence ATGTCCAAGTTTATAAAAGGTTTAGGAATTGGAGAAGGGGTAGTAGTTGGAAAGGCTCATATCTTTAAAAAAGAAGAGTTAAATATTCAAAAAGAATCAGATTCTAATCCTGAAAATGAATATTATTTATTTCAAAGTGTGGAAGAGAAAGCTATTAAACAAATTGATAATTTAATAAAGTTGGCATCTGAAAATATTTCAGAAGAGAAAGCTGATATTTTCAGAGCTCATCAAGAATTATTAAAAGATGAAGAGATGAAAAATGAGATTAAAAAAGTATTATTTGAAGAAAATTGCTCTTTAGCTTGGGCAATTACTTCTGTTTATGACAGATATATTGAAATATTTGAAAAAATGCCAGACAAATATTTCAGGGAAAGAACTTCTGATTTAAAGGATTTGAAGGAAAGATTATTAACAATAGTTTTGAATGTGGATAAGAATAGTTTGAATGATATCGATAGTGAGTGTATTCTATTAGCTAATGATTTAACTCCCAGTGAAACTTCATTATTGAATAAAAAATATATTAAAGGTTTTATTACTGAAATAGGCGGCGTAACAAGTCATTCAGCAATTATGGCTAAAACTATGGGCTTTCCAGCTATAGTTTCCGCTCAACAAGTAACTTCATTAATTAAGCAAGATGAGATTGTAGCTTTAGATACTAAAACAGGCCATGTTTACTATGATTTTCAAGGAAAAGATGATTCTTTATTAAAAGAATTTCAAGAAAGAGAAAAAAGATTTGAAGCAACTAAAAAAGTGTGAGAAGAATATAAATCTAAAGATTGCAAAACATTAGATGGAAAAGAAATTAAGATTCTTGGGAATATTGGACAACCTTCGGATATGCCTAAAGTTAGAGAATTTGGGGGTAGAGGAGTAGGTCTTTTTAGAACTGAGTTTTTATATATGAAAAGCTCAGAATGGCCTTCTGAAGAAGTTCAATTTGAAGCTTATAAAAATACTTTAATTGATATTAGCGATACAGAATATTTAACAATTAGAACATTAGATATAGGGGGGGATAAATCTTTAGATTATTACGATTTTCCTAAAGAATTGAATCCCTTTTTGGGATATAGAGCTATAAGGATGAGTTTAAAGGAAAAAGAAATTTTTATTGCTCAATTAAGAGCTATCATTAGAGCAAGTTCTGATGGAAATATAAAAATTATGTTTCCAATGATTACTATTTATGAAGAATTTATTGAAGCTAAAGCTTTAGTTGAAGAGGTGAAACTTCAATTAAAAAATGAAGGTTATAGTGTTCCTGTGAATATACCTATTGGATTAATGATTGAGGTTCCTTCAGCTGCATTAATTTCAGATAAATTAGCTAAAGTAGCTGATTTCTTTTCTATAGGATCTAATGATTTAATTCAATATACAAATGCGGTAGATAGAATGTCTGAAAATGTTAATTATCTTTATCAACCTAATTCTCCAGGAATTCTAAAGTTGATAAAAATGGTAGTTGAATCTGCAAAGAAAGAAAATATTGATGTAAGTGTTTGTGGTGAAATGGCTAGTTCACCCCATTCCGCAGTTTTATTAGTAGGTTTAGGTATAGAAACTCTTTCTATGTCAGCCCCTTCTATACCAGTTATTAAAAGAGTTTTAAATAATTTGAGGTTAAGTGAGATGAAAGAATTAGCTGAAAAAGCATTATCTCTCTCTACAGAGGCTGAAATATTCAAATTAACTACTAAATTTTTAGAAGAAAGCGATATACTTCTTTAA